The window CGCGCAAGCGCCGCGTCAGCGCAGCGGAGGTCGGCAATGCCGAACTCGTGATGCGCGAACCCGGGTCCGGCACACGCATGGTGATCGAGGACGCGTATGCCCGGCACGGCTATGAGCTGTCGCCGAAGCTGTCGGTGGGCAGCGCGGAGGCGATCAAACGGATGCTGCGCCTTGGCAATGCGGTCGCTTGGGTGTCGCGCCAAACGGTCGCCGACGAACTCGCCACAGGCGTGCTGGTGCAGTTGCGGGTGCACGACCTGAAGATCGAGCGGGATCTGAACATGATCTGGCGTAAGGCGCGTGCGTTGAGCCCGAGCGCGCGCGCCTTTCGCACGCTCGCCGATCAGATGTTCGAACACATGATCGTCTAGCGGACGAGGGGGCGTCATCGTGGCGTCTCGCGTCGTCGTAACGGTCAATTGGCGCCCGTCGGCATGCTGCTAGCCGGACTGCGCCGGAGCCGCTTCCAGCGAACCGGGCGCCGATCCCGTTGACGTACGGGCGCGCACTCTGCGGGTAAGCCCAGCGTAGGTAAAGCTGGCTGCGAGCAAACCGAATCCCAGGCACCTGACGGGCAAGCAGTCCAGCAACCAGCCGGCAATGAGGAACGACCACGAAGCTGCCGTCCACAACCAGGCTCGATAGCGGCGCGTTCGCCGCGCCGCGAGCAGGCTGATGCACACGGCGAGCGTCGAGGACAGCGCTGCAAGCGACGCCCAGATCGGATGAATGTTCGTTGCGACGAACCAGCTTGCGTTAAAGAGGCCAGCGTAGGTGGTCCAGCAAAGCGCGCATTTCGGTGCGAAGATCTGCAACCCGACGGCGGCGAGTCGTGCGGCTGTCCCGGTACCAGGCCGCATGCGGATTGGCGGCATGCAAGCGTCGAGTCCTTGAGCAGGAACACACTCGCAGCCGCGCGTTCCCAGGTCCGATGCTTGTGCGTCAGCTGGCCTGGTTGTCGACACCGGAGGGGCCCGCTTCATTCTTCTTCCCATTGATAACGCCAAGATAGTGAGCAAGCTGGTCGACCTGATCGAGAGGAATCGGTGCGCCGAAGCCGTTGCGCATCTTCATGATCTCGGTCTTCCACTCGGGAGTGGTCAGCGGTGGCTGGCGCAGCACCATTCCGGTCGAATGACACATCACGCAATTGGCATTCGCGATCTCTGCGCCTTCGCCGGGTGGAAAGAGCGTGCTGCCAGCCGGCAAAGAAACGTCGAGCGGGGCGAAATGCACCGGAGGCACGAGGGCGGCCTGCCGCTGCGCCTGTCCGGCGATCGATTCAGGCAGGTAGTGACTGCCGGTCAGCGCGGCAATGGCACCGACGGCGACAGGGGCGGCCCAGACCGCCGCGATACGAAGCAGCTTCAA of the Paraburkholderia aromaticivorans genome contains:
- a CDS encoding c-type cytochrome; protein product: MNLKLLRIAAVWAAPVAVGAIAALTGSHYLPESIAGQAQRQAALVPPVHFAPLDVSLPAGSTLFPPGEGAEIANANCVMCHSTGMVLRQPPLTTPEWKTEIMKMRNGFGAPIPLDQVDQLAHYLGVINGKKNEAGPSGVDNQAS